The following coding sequences lie in one Pontibacter sp. G13 genomic window:
- a CDS encoding alpha-2-macroglobulin family protein — MQRFFPASMRIVPLVWACLFLLSSNSLMAQSEAELQRQWQQIQDQLSQNQLQTAYQSLQDFTETAKESGNDPWIVKGLLETAQVQGRILENSDSAVVATITAEIEAAPPVRKAVLKSALAGAYQSYLNGQLWKIMERTDTDEQPADFQTWGLATFYREITQLYLQSLEPVEELRAIPTAEWKPITKGLEASARYRPTLYDLLAYRATEEFQNMVSNQPLSENVYSLTPEQILIPAAEFVKVKLPEPASSNVNYDILIVFQEWLSNLLTHQSAYAIGDADLLRLAFAKQLLGTPEADLQYLATCSYETQFNYGHPVKTRYRFVMAQDWVNKARAVDLLNPDDPNREGFAKAMELIEENIEEFPGSRGSELSKRLKSEILAHELRLGLEAINLPDQPFRGNLQYRNLERVYFRVIPLDNRLRERIRNSRDRAPLIAKAKYIESGIYTLPAGDDHFPHRTEVALPKLEPGNYIVAVSDNTQFSADRNAVSWTDVEISNLTYQLTSDTGMVTAYLLDRLTGKPISGAKVEVEYRGYSFETRKNEVFQRQTLTTDKLGKVEVPESEDQRRYIVFKFQHGDDEIKAQAYGDSRRDEIRPKSRNVIFTDRKIYRPGQPIHVKVLVFQQQDESSANVLPNSPIQIIFRDANGQEIEQTDLKTNEYGSVTHTFTAPTGGLTGAMTIWTPFGSTSVSVEEYKRPTFEVTFEEADQPWKLNDEVKVKGKAMAFSGAPIGASEVRYTVTRKASFPFWWGGFGRRWRPMPRSKAQQVASGTIRTGSDGTFELSFPAIPDGDIDPSFKPIFRYEVHADVVDISGETRSGDQVVRLGYASVLVEMKVPSYLLKEDLPKAKILTTDLNGNPQSVSGTLSIVPVITPEINFRKRLWEQPDQHLYSEQEYRKMFPRDVYANEQSPSAWKDGQPIMEAQVTTSEDFEFELSALTAAPAGRYKLIFVTDEDSLRTEQLFTLDQSFKKRPPVPTWLDIQMSQETAKVGDTVIVQLVSTEPQLHVRCRLGRNRQVLEDRWVDLQGKFIWKIPIEEAYRGDVVLTFNFAAQNESHLLSKTIQVPWTNKELTLKWETFRSELQPGQEETWRLRITGPEAEAVSAELVASLYDASLDEFRANDFDLNVYASGGYIRQVQVGDYNTRYTSTISKDWNPRYRVPRFEYDRLELGLNLLGMQFLFAKNERAMMASPSPSMVAGSAPAEFGDDSGGALQERAQSSEQERKYNGDLLGNGNEGGNPNEVGHSEPSTPPMASRTNLSETAFFFPQIRTNEDGEVVLEFTMPEALTRWKFLGFAHTPDMKFGTLTSETVTQKDLMVVPNVPRFLREGDEIKLVAKIVNMSDVDQSGKAYIKILKASDMTPIESELVATDTEVSIDIPAGESVSVDWAVNIPMTSEAYVVQMMASTGEHTDGEEHLLPVLSNRTLVTESLPFSLFGKEKKKRLKFGKLLAADESETLTHERVTLEVTANPIWTAVQSLPYLMEYPHECAEQIFSRYYANTLAAQIANSNPKLQAVFREWEAAGADTDAMMSNLETNQELKAVLLEETPWVMEAQSQAERKKRIATLFDLERIGQESRAAEQKLTQMQNPNGSFSWFPGMRDNRYITQLIATGFGQLNHLGIQTSGNPEINSMVSQAVAYLDQEAVKYYREIQERDEPEAYVSSSLDIQYLFMRSLHQEQPLSADAQTAFQFYYDHAKEKWTDRGQQAQGMLALVFHRYEDQELAETIVRGLRETSVINSNQGMYWKGLGGYHWYQSPIETQAMMIETFHEVAKDLESVEQLKVWLLENKRTNDWGTTRATVAACYALLMTGPSGIESQSSVEVRIGDYEIYPKKLEETQPEAGTGYFKESWEGSEITSDMGEIAIRRQGKGLTYGAVYWQYFEDLDKITGADTPLKLEKELMIERNTPQGPKLVAVSPDNPIRTGDKVVARVVLRVDRDLEYVHLKDLRAAGMEPVEVLSSYRFTNGLGYYQSTRDAATHFFFDRLRKGTWVFEYPLRATLAGDFSAGIATIQCMYAPEFSAHSAGIRVEIE, encoded by the coding sequence ATGCAACGCTTCTTTCCTGCCTCCATGCGTATCGTTCCCCTCGTTTGGGCTTGTCTGTTCCTCCTTTCAAGCAACTCCCTCATGGCCCAATCCGAAGCAGAACTGCAACGTCAATGGCAGCAGATTCAAGACCAACTCAGCCAAAATCAACTACAAACTGCTTACCAGTCTCTCCAAGATTTTACCGAGACCGCCAAGGAATCGGGCAATGACCCCTGGATCGTCAAGGGCCTGCTGGAAACAGCCCAAGTACAAGGCCGGATTTTGGAGAATTCCGATTCGGCCGTCGTAGCGACCATCACCGCTGAAATCGAGGCAGCTCCTCCTGTCCGAAAAGCGGTCCTCAAATCTGCGCTGGCCGGTGCTTATCAGTCCTACCTGAATGGGCAGCTCTGGAAAATCATGGAGCGTACGGATACCGATGAACAACCCGCAGATTTCCAGACTTGGGGACTTGCTACCTTTTATCGAGAAATCACCCAACTCTATCTCCAATCTCTGGAACCAGTGGAGGAATTGAGGGCTATCCCTACAGCCGAATGGAAACCCATCACGAAGGGACTAGAAGCATCTGCGCGATATCGACCCACGCTGTATGACCTGTTGGCCTACCGAGCAACAGAGGAGTTTCAAAACATGGTTTCCAACCAGCCCCTGAGCGAAAATGTGTACAGCTTGACGCCGGAGCAGATATTGATTCCTGCGGCGGAATTCGTCAAGGTGAAACTGCCGGAACCAGCCAGTTCCAATGTCAATTATGACATCCTGATCGTATTTCAGGAATGGTTGTCCAATCTCCTAACCCATCAAAGCGCCTACGCCATTGGAGATGCGGATTTACTGCGGTTGGCATTTGCCAAGCAGTTATTGGGGACTCCAGAGGCTGATTTGCAATATTTGGCGACCTGCTCCTACGAGACGCAATTCAACTATGGACACCCGGTCAAGACGCGCTATCGATTTGTCATGGCGCAGGATTGGGTGAATAAGGCGAGAGCTGTGGACTTGCTGAATCCCGACGACCCCAACCGTGAAGGATTTGCCAAGGCGATGGAATTGATCGAAGAAAACATCGAAGAATTTCCCGGGAGCCGAGGCAGCGAATTGTCCAAACGGCTCAAATCCGAGATTCTAGCACATGAGCTGCGATTGGGGTTGGAGGCGATCAATTTGCCGGATCAGCCCTTTCGGGGGAATCTCCAATACCGCAATTTGGAGCGGGTCTATTTTCGAGTCATTCCCTTGGACAATCGCCTCCGTGAGCGAATCCGCAATAGCCGTGATCGGGCACCATTGATCGCGAAAGCCAAATACATCGAGTCTGGAATCTATACTTTGCCAGCTGGAGATGATCATTTTCCCCATCGTACCGAGGTGGCTTTGCCCAAACTGGAACCGGGGAATTACATTGTGGCAGTTTCAGACAATACCCAATTCTCCGCGGACCGGAATGCCGTTTCTTGGACAGATGTGGAAATCAGCAATCTGACTTATCAACTCACCTCCGACACAGGGATGGTCACGGCTTATTTGCTGGACCGATTGACGGGCAAGCCGATTTCTGGTGCCAAAGTGGAGGTGGAGTACCGAGGATATTCCTTCGAAACTCGCAAGAATGAGGTATTCCAGCGCCAGACCTTGACTACCGATAAGCTCGGCAAGGTCGAGGTGCCTGAGAGTGAGGACCAGCGTCGCTACATTGTCTTCAAATTCCAGCACGGTGATGATGAAATCAAGGCTCAGGCGTATGGAGATTCCCGGAGAGACGAGATCCGCCCCAAGAGCCGGAATGTCATTTTTACCGACCGAAAGATCTACCGGCCGGGCCAGCCCATTCACGTCAAGGTTTTGGTTTTCCAGCAGCAGGATGAATCCAGTGCCAATGTCCTTCCCAATTCGCCCATCCAGATCATTTTCCGCGATGCGAATGGGCAAGAAATCGAACAGACGGATCTGAAGACCAATGAATACGGTTCAGTCACGCATACCTTCACAGCACCGACGGGCGGACTGACAGGAGCGATGACCATCTGGACTCCTTTTGGTTCCACCTCCGTTTCTGTGGAAGAATACAAGCGTCCGACCTTTGAGGTGACCTTCGAAGAGGCCGATCAGCCTTGGAAACTCAATGATGAGGTGAAGGTCAAAGGAAAGGCAATGGCCTTTTCTGGCGCACCCATTGGGGCCTCTGAGGTTCGTTACACTGTGACCCGCAAGGCGAGCTTCCCATTTTGGTGGGGAGGATTCGGTCGTCGCTGGCGTCCGATGCCGAGATCCAAGGCTCAGCAGGTGGCCAGTGGAACGATCCGTACCGGGAGTGATGGAACCTTCGAATTGTCGTTTCCCGCCATTCCAGATGGGGACATTGACCCGTCCTTCAAGCCGATCTTCCGATATGAAGTGCACGCCGATGTGGTGGATATTTCCGGCGAAACGCGCTCCGGGGATCAGGTGGTCAGACTTGGGTATGCCTCTGTGTTGGTGGAGATGAAGGTCCCAAGTTATTTGCTCAAGGAAGACCTACCCAAAGCCAAGATCCTCACAACGGATCTCAATGGAAATCCCCAATCCGTTTCTGGAACCCTGAGCATCGTCCCGGTGATCACCCCCGAGATCAATTTTCGCAAGCGTTTGTGGGAGCAGCCCGATCAGCATCTCTATTCCGAACAGGAGTATCGCAAGATGTTCCCTCGGGATGTTTATGCCAATGAGCAATCTCCCAGTGCATGGAAAGATGGTCAGCCCATCATGGAGGCGCAAGTGACGACTAGCGAAGATTTTGAGTTTGAACTGAGTGCCTTGACAGCGGCACCCGCTGGGCGATACAAATTGATTTTCGTAACAGATGAGGATTCCCTGCGGACCGAGCAGCTATTTACGCTCGATCAGAGTTTCAAAAAACGGCCGCCAGTTCCTACTTGGCTCGATATCCAGATGAGTCAGGAGACTGCGAAAGTCGGCGATACGGTAATCGTACAATTGGTGTCTACCGAGCCTCAGTTACATGTGCGTTGCCGCCTCGGTCGCAATCGCCAAGTATTGGAGGATCGTTGGGTGGATCTTCAGGGAAAATTCATTTGGAAGATTCCCATCGAGGAAGCCTACCGCGGAGATGTAGTATTGACCTTCAATTTCGCAGCACAGAACGAATCTCACCTACTATCCAAAACCATTCAGGTGCCTTGGACCAATAAAGAATTGACCCTGAAATGGGAGACTTTCCGGTCTGAACTCCAACCCGGTCAGGAGGAGACTTGGCGGTTGCGGATCACAGGTCCGGAAGCCGAGGCAGTGTCCGCGGAGCTAGTCGCCTCGCTCTATGATGCTTCCTTGGATGAATTCCGCGCCAATGACTTCGACCTGAATGTGTATGCTTCCGGAGGATACATTCGACAGGTACAGGTGGGAGATTACAACACTCGATACACATCGACCATTTCCAAAGATTGGAATCCCCGATATCGTGTCCCGAGATTCGAATATGACCGTCTCGAGCTAGGGCTGAATCTGCTCGGCATGCAGTTTTTATTTGCAAAAAATGAAAGGGCCATGATGGCTAGCCCATCGCCGAGCATGGTCGCTGGAAGTGCCCCCGCAGAATTTGGAGATGATTCAGGAGGAGCCCTGCAGGAACGTGCTCAATCTTCTGAGCAAGAAAGAAAGTACAATGGAGACCTTTTGGGAAATGGGAATGAAGGGGGGAATCCCAACGAAGTAGGTCATTCGGAGCCGTCCACACCTCCGATGGCCTCAAGGACCAATCTTAGCGAGACAGCCTTCTTTTTTCCGCAAATCAGAACCAATGAGGATGGGGAGGTTGTACTGGAATTTACCATGCCCGAAGCTCTTACTCGCTGGAAGTTTTTGGGATTTGCCCATACGCCTGATATGAAGTTTGGCACACTCACCTCAGAGACTGTCACCCAAAAGGATCTGATGGTAGTGCCCAATGTCCCTCGATTCCTCCGCGAAGGTGATGAAATCAAACTGGTCGCCAAGATCGTGAACATGTCCGACGTCGATCAATCCGGCAAGGCATATATCAAGATCCTGAAAGCCAGTGATATGACACCGATCGAATCGGAATTGGTGGCTACGGATACAGAAGTCAGCATCGACATTCCGGCAGGTGAAAGTGTGTCGGTGGATTGGGCGGTGAATATTCCGATGACCTCCGAGGCCTATGTGGTCCAGATGATGGCCTCCACCGGCGAACATACCGACGGCGAGGAGCATCTGCTGCCAGTCTTGTCGAATCGAACCTTGGTGACCGAATCTTTGCCCTTTTCGCTCTTTGGAAAGGAAAAGAAAAAACGCCTCAAATTCGGCAAACTATTGGCTGCTGACGAATCGGAAACGCTCACACACGAGCGTGTAACGCTGGAGGTGACTGCCAATCCGATCTGGACAGCCGTACAGTCGCTGCCCTACCTGATGGAGTATCCCCACGAATGCGCCGAGCAGATTTTCAGCCGATACTACGCCAATACCCTGGCGGCACAGATCGCCAATTCAAACCCCAAGCTCCAAGCGGTATTCCGAGAGTGGGAAGCGGCTGGCGCGGACACCGATGCCATGATGTCCAATCTGGAAACGAATCAAGAGCTCAAGGCTGTCCTGCTCGAAGAAACGCCCTGGGTCATGGAAGCCCAGAGTCAGGCCGAGCGCAAGAAGCGCATTGCCACACTCTTTGACTTGGAGCGGATCGGTCAAGAAAGCCGTGCTGCCGAGCAGAAATTGACCCAGATGCAGAACCCCAATGGTTCCTTCAGTTGGTTCCCCGGGATGCGAGACAATCGCTATATCACGCAATTGATCGCCACTGGATTTGGCCAACTCAATCACCTCGGAATTCAGACCTCCGGCAATCCTGAAATCAATTCCATGGTGTCGCAGGCAGTTGCCTACCTCGATCAGGAAGCCGTGAAATACTATCGCGAAATTCAGGAGCGCGATGAGCCGGAAGCTTATGTGAGTTCATCGCTGGATATCCAGTACCTCTTCATGCGGTCTCTTCATCAGGAACAGCCACTTTCCGCAGATGCGCAGACGGCCTTCCAGTTCTATTATGATCACGCCAAGGAGAAGTGGACGGATCGAGGCCAGCAGGCCCAGGGGATGTTGGCACTGGTTTTCCATCGGTACGAGGATCAGGAATTGGCGGAGACCATCGTCCGAGGCTTGCGCGAGACTTCGGTCATCAACAGCAATCAAGGCATGTACTGGAAGGGGCTGGGCGGTTATCATTGGTACCAATCTCCCATTGAGACTCAGGCCATGATGATCGAGACCTTCCACGAGGTAGCCAAAGATCTGGAGAGTGTAGAGCAATTGAAAGTCTGGCTGCTGGAAAACAAGCGGACCAATGATTGGGGCACCACCCGTGCTACAGTCGCAGCCTGCTATGCGCTCCTTATGACGGGACCTAGCGGAATCGAGAGCCAATCTTCCGTGGAGGTGCGAATTGGAGATTACGAGATTTACCCCAAGAAATTAGAGGAAACTCAACCAGAAGCAGGAACCGGTTATTTCAAGGAGTCTTGGGAAGGGAGCGAGATCACCTCCGACATGGGAGAAATCGCCATCCGTCGCCAAGGCAAAGGACTCACGTATGGCGCGGTTTATTGGCAGTACTTCGAGGATCTGGACAAAATCACGGGAGCCGACACGCCGCTGAAGTTGGAGAAGGAGCTGATGATCGAGCGGAACACTCCACAGGGACCGAAGCTCGTAGCCGTCTCCCCTGACAATCCCATCCGGACCGGAGATAAGGTCGTCGCCCGAGTCGTCCTCCGCGTCGATCGCGACCTCGAATATGTCCACCTCAAGGATTTGAGAGCCGCGGGGATGGAACCGGTGGAAGTGCTGTCCAGCTACCGATTCACCAATGGTTTGGGATATTACCAGAGTACTCGAGATGCCGCCACGCACTTTTTCTTCGATCGCCTTCGCAAGGGCACTTGGGTCTTCGAATACCCACTCCGAGCGACTTTGGCCGGAGATTTCTCTGCGGGGATTGCCACGATCCAGTGCATGTACGCGCCGGAATTCAGTGCCCACTCAGCGGGTATACGCGTAGAAATCGAGTAA
- a CDS encoding cytochrome c peroxidase: protein MMYLRLGGLLLGLWGGSLLISPPKPYSLSNPEQFPEAPAPPRPLTAAGVELGRFLFYDPILSQDSSISCASCHRQEVAFSDAPATFSQGVAGRSGTRNSPGLFNLAWNTAQFWDGRAGSIESQIFFPLRSHEEMNLSWEAATRRINRHSRYPKMFAAAFPAESIDSTLISLAIGQFERSLISYRSKYDRAWLGEESLSQDEAAGFVIANEQHQGGCLACHPTDAYALGTTGGMGNNGLPVNHDLGLGGRSGDSSRNGWFKIPSLRNVALTAPYMHDGRFRTLEEVVQFYATGSHHQSSNDPRLGHFAPGQRLDSMQQIQLIAFLHTLTDSAFISDPRFGNPFQQLEE, encoded by the coding sequence ATGATGTATCTCAGATTGGGCGGATTGCTGCTCGGATTATGGGGGGGATCTTTACTCATTTCCCCTCCCAAACCCTATTCTCTCTCCAATCCTGAACAGTTTCCAGAAGCTCCAGCTCCCCCTCGGCCATTGACAGCGGCCGGGGTGGAACTGGGGCGTTTTCTATTCTATGACCCGATTCTGAGCCAGGATTCCAGCATCAGCTGTGCCAGTTGCCATCGGCAGGAGGTAGCGTTTTCGGATGCTCCAGCAACTTTCAGCCAAGGAGTAGCAGGCAGAAGCGGCACCAGAAATAGCCCCGGCTTGTTCAATCTTGCATGGAATACCGCGCAATTTTGGGATGGCAGGGCGGGATCTATTGAATCTCAAATATTCTTCCCGCTCAGGTCGCATGAAGAAATGAACCTAAGCTGGGAAGCGGCAACCCGGAGAATCAATCGGCATTCGAGGTACCCCAAAATGTTTGCGGCAGCCTTTCCAGCGGAATCAATCGACAGTACCCTGATCAGTTTGGCAATCGGACAATTTGAACGGAGTTTGATTTCTTATCGGTCAAAATACGACCGAGCCTGGCTAGGAGAGGAATCGCTTTCTCAAGATGAAGCAGCGGGATTTGTCATCGCCAATGAGCAGCATCAAGGTGGCTGCCTCGCCTGCCATCCGACCGACGCGTATGCGCTAGGCACCACTGGCGGAATGGGCAACAATGGTCTCCCTGTGAATCATGATCTGGGGCTGGGAGGACGCTCGGGGGATTCTAGCCGGAATGGTTGGTTCAAGATTCCATCGCTCCGAAATGTCGCGCTTACGGCTCCCTACATGCACGATGGGCGATTCCGGACTTTGGAGGAAGTGGTTCAGTTCTACGCCACAGGAAGTCATCATCAGTCATCCAATGACCCCCGACTTGGCCATTTTGCCCCCGGCCAACGGTTGGACTCCATGCAGCAGATCCAGCTCATCGCATTTCTTCATACCCTGACCGACTCTGCCTTCATTTCTGATCCCAGATTTGGTAATCCCTTCCAACAATTGGAGGAATAA
- a CDS encoding T9SS type A sorting domain-containing protein has protein sequence MYKRLVWLVPCLALFLAGFEIMSPYLWTQFFEDDLDPYTSDLTVQVDSTDSLWQIGPPQKTLFSSAASPPNAILTDTLLPYPPSDTASFIIGSDLEFFYDGIIAYQWMQKLDMDSLGDWGKIEYSFDSGAVWYDAFQSPYTYSLYGFNAENVGILPDSSQGFTGVDTAWRNIWLCFDSDVLNFSDSLLLRFTFISDSVDEFRDGWMMDNFMLSNTIFHTINQGPLNERLNVYPNPTQGPIRLDIAPGESEIEIQSVALYDLAGTLIRRLPFHGDQASWDFSDLPPSTYLLNVKTHHASKLFRIQVQQP, from the coding sequence ATGTACAAACGCCTTGTATGGCTTGTGCCCTGCCTAGCGCTTTTCCTTGCGGGGTTCGAAATCATGAGTCCGTATCTCTGGACACAGTTTTTTGAAGACGACCTCGATCCTTACACCTCTGACCTGACCGTCCAAGTAGATTCCACCGACTCGCTCTGGCAAATTGGCCCACCCCAAAAAACGCTATTTTCTTCTGCTGCCAGCCCTCCCAATGCAATCCTCACGGACACGCTTCTTCCCTATCCGCCCTCGGATACCGCTAGCTTTATCATTGGATCAGATTTGGAATTTTTCTATGATGGAATCATTGCGTATCAATGGATGCAGAAACTGGACATGGATTCATTGGGCGATTGGGGAAAAATCGAGTACAGCTTTGATTCGGGAGCGGTCTGGTACGATGCTTTTCAATCTCCCTACACCTATAGCCTGTATGGTTTCAATGCTGAAAACGTCGGTATACTTCCCGATTCGAGCCAAGGGTTCACAGGGGTAGACACCGCATGGCGAAACATCTGGTTGTGTTTCGATAGCGATGTCCTAAACTTTTCTGATTCGCTCCTGCTGAGATTTACCTTCATAAGCGATTCTGTAGATGAATTCCGAGATGGGTGGATGATGGATAATTTTATGCTGTCTAATACCATTTTCCATACCATCAATCAAGGGCCACTCAACGAGCGATTGAATGTCTACCCCAATCCCACCCAAGGCCCGATCCGCTTGGACATCGCTCCCGGAGAATCCGAGATTGAGATCCAATCGGTCGCGCTGTATGACCTAGCGGGTACCCTGATCCGTAGACTCCCCTTTCATGGCGATCAAGCCAGTTGGGACTTCAGCGACCTCCCGCCTTCCACCTATCTCCTGAATGTCAAAACACATCACGCCAGTAAACTTTTCAGAATTCAGGTTCAGCAGCCATGA
- a CDS encoding helical backbone metal receptor, producing the protein MKRIAWILLCLFWVGCESQEARKKIENAPSISEQYQDDTGRKVKLDTEAQRIVSLTPNITEMVFAVGGGDKLVGRSQACNYPEAALELPEIPTYPPPPDLEAIAALNPDLLLATDEIFSPEVIQHLKQLGVPMYVQKYKEFGDIFRGMRDLGEILGHPEQGARVSDSLESLCNRITDSTANKVHYGTMILISADPLLVAGGAGFLNDMIRRAGGNNVFGAIKTPYHETTVEEILSLKPEVLILPAFRDQVYAELIATYPALYNTPADVNKRVHVVNPDLFYRPGPRTVEGLLELTQILHSGLTINSFVDAQP; encoded by the coding sequence ATGAAACGGATTGCATGGATACTGCTCTGCCTCTTTTGGGTAGGCTGCGAATCTCAAGAGGCTCGCAAGAAAATAGAAAACGCTCCCAGTATCTCGGAGCAATATCAAGACGATACCGGCCGTAAAGTCAAGCTTGATACTGAAGCACAGCGAATTGTGTCATTGACGCCCAACATCACTGAAATGGTGTTTGCTGTGGGGGGAGGGGATAAACTGGTTGGAAGATCTCAGGCTTGCAACTATCCTGAAGCTGCCTTGGAACTACCGGAAATCCCAACCTATCCTCCTCCGCCCGATCTGGAGGCCATTGCCGCACTGAATCCGGATCTGCTGTTGGCGACTGATGAGATTTTTTCCCCTGAAGTGATCCAGCATTTGAAGCAGTTGGGCGTGCCCATGTATGTCCAGAAATACAAGGAATTTGGCGACATATTCAGAGGAATGCGCGATCTGGGGGAAATCCTCGGCCATCCTGAGCAAGGGGCTCGGGTATCGGATTCGCTCGAATCCTTGTGCAATCGAATTACCGATAGTACAGCAAACAAGGTCCATTACGGAACCATGATCCTGATCAGTGCAGATCCATTGCTCGTGGCTGGAGGAGCTGGCTTCCTGAATGATATGATCCGCCGAGCCGGGGGAAACAACGTATTCGGCGCGATTAAGACGCCTTATCACGAGACGACTGTGGAGGAAATCCTGTCCCTCAAACCAGAAGTCCTGATTCTACCTGCATTCCGCGATCAAGTCTATGCGGAGTTGATTGCCACGTATCCGGCCCTGTACAATACCCCCGCTGATGTCAACAAGCGGGTACACGTCGTCAATCCCGATCTATTTTACCGCCCAGGTCCCAGAACCGTGGAGGGATTGTTGGAACTCACGCAGATTCTTCATAGCGGGCTGACCATCAATTCCTTTGTAGATGCGCAGCCGTAG
- a CDS encoding iron ABC transporter permease translates to MRSRRYGIGICLLLVALIASGWLGINTGTMNFSAGEIWDALLGRDFTYANIIRDLRVPRTLLAMITGAVLSLGGFYMQALIKNPLADPYIMGVTAGAGFGVNLLILGLVPLVSITWFTYPLFAGIGGIASLMLVAVLGFRSFFEDNAKLLIAGVAVSSIFTALTGVLIYKFADSDQIRQMVFWSFGSFNKASWESVYVSGLMLLAGWIYGITQARRLDVLVLGDLQAQTLGMRVQRVKLGLLLITSLTVGGTVAFTGPIGFVGMMIPHFSRSLFGPLHVPNLILGALLGAVYLNGCDLISRWILPPAGLPIGVVTAILGVPFFLYLLFSKKSHL, encoded by the coding sequence ATGCGCAGCCGTAGATATGGCATCGGGATCTGCTTGTTGCTGGTGGCGTTGATCGCTTCCGGCTGGTTGGGAATCAATACGGGTACCATGAATTTCTCTGCGGGGGAAATCTGGGATGCGCTCCTCGGGCGGGACTTTACGTATGCCAACATCATTCGGGATCTTCGGGTACCGCGGACCTTGCTGGCTATGATCACGGGAGCGGTCCTCTCATTGGGAGGATTCTACATGCAGGCGCTCATCAAGAATCCTTTGGCAGACCCCTACATCATGGGCGTGACCGCTGGTGCCGGATTTGGGGTGAATCTCCTGATCTTGGGATTGGTTCCACTGGTTTCGATCACGTGGTTTACGTACCCGTTGTTTGCCGGAATCGGGGGAATCGCCAGTCTGATGTTGGTGGCGGTTTTGGGATTTCGGAGTTTTTTCGAGGACAATGCCAAGTTATTGATTGCAGGGGTGGCGGTGTCCAGTATTTTCACGGCCCTTACGGGCGTATTGATCTACAAATTTGCCGATAGTGACCAGATCCGTCAGATGGTCTTCTGGTCCTTCGGAAGTTTCAACAAGGCTTCTTGGGAATCGGTGTACGTTTCGGGCCTGATGCTGCTGGCAGGTTGGATCTATGGGATCACTCAAGCTCGGCGGCTGGATGTACTCGTGTTGGGCGACCTACAAGCCCAGACCTTGGGCATGCGTGTCCAGCGGGTGAAATTGGGCCTGCTCCTTATTACCTCCTTGACGGTAGGGGGAACCGTTGCGTTCACGGGACCGATTGGATTTGTAGGAATGATGATCCCGCATTTCAGTCGATCGCTATTTGGTCCCTTGCATGTACCCAATCTGATTTTGGGCGCACTACTGGGGGCTGTGTATCTGAATGGATGCGATCTGATCAGCCGCTGGATCTTACCTCCGGCAGGGCTCCCTATCGGTGTTGTAACGGCAATTTTGGGCGTTCCCTTCTTCCTTTACCTGCTTTTTTCAAAAAAATCTCACCTGTGA
- a CDS encoding DUF3467 domain-containing protein produces MDDKQKQQKPNQLNIELPKEVAKGVYTNLAIISHSHSEFVMDFVQILPGAPKAEVRSRVIMNPENAKRLLLALKENVDKYEQANGPIPIKGGDRPVPPTFGGPTGIA; encoded by the coding sequence ATGGATGACAAGCAGAAGCAACAAAAGCCCAATCAGCTGAACATCGAACTACCCAAGGAGGTGGCCAAAGGGGTCTATACCAACTTGGCGATCATTTCGCACAGCCATTCGGAATTTGTGATGGATTTCGTACAGATTCTCCCCGGAGCTCCCAAGGCTGAGGTTCGGTCGAGAGTGATCATGAACCCTGAGAATGCCAAACGCCTCCTGTTGGCGTTGAAGGAGAACGTCGACAAGTACGAGCAAGCCAATGGTCCTATCCCGATCAAGGGCGGCGACCGTCCAGTACCTCCCACATTTGGTGGACCTACTGGCATCGCCTAG
- a CDS encoding type II toxin-antitoxin system RelE/ParE family toxin: MSNAHYRISRKALSDLRSIWNYSLAKWSEDQADKYYQLIIQKIEFLSNHPESGKEIDDIRAGYRSSKVKSHLIFYRLGNDGVLEVIRILHQMMDIPNRLND, translated from the coding sequence ATGAGTAACGCTCATTATCGAATCAGCCGTAAGGCATTGAGCGATCTCAGAAGCATATGGAATTACTCCTTGGCAAAATGGTCTGAGGATCAAGCTGATAAGTACTATCAGCTAATTATCCAGAAAATAGAATTTCTATCCAACCATCCTGAAAGTGGTAAAGAAATAGATGACATACGAGCAGGTTATCGCTCCTCCAAAGTCAAATCCCACCTGATTTTTTATCGACTGGGTAATGATGGAGTGCTGGAAGTAATTCGGATCCTTCACCAAATGATGGATATCCCGAATCGCCTCAACGATTAG